The following proteins are encoded in a genomic region of Comamonas resistens:
- a CDS encoding tape measure protein, protein MANNRAQILITAVDETRRAFQSINGSLSQLRDQASQVGAVLSRIGGAIGVGLGVRELVEVADQYKNLQARLKLAVASQEEFTRADAALFEIAQRNRAPLAETVTLYARLAPSVQALGRSQADVLAATDAIGQAVSLSGTSSEAAAGALLQLGQAFASGQLRGEEFNSVIEQTPRLAQAIADGMGVPLGALRALAQEGKITSEAVLDALLKERARLAEEYASLPDTVSGALTRLKNAFQRAFGERDSNSGLTAGLAQAIQLVAQHLELLIDLAGVVLVAAFGRMAGAFTTSIAAARAEAVARLANLRTLEAEALARVRVADAALAQARTQGLATSALVTDAAKARLQASAASSAVTQAVASTSLLGRAAGLLRGVLALLGGPIGLIVTSVTLLAGGLYSARDAVVDFGGKTASIKQIVVATWDLVVEKVGEVISALGRLVGANDLSWARVREVMLGALKTISTAIRTMVNGVIGAFNAVGSVAGITAAFLVERFRNAFSDIGDLAQALGQDVAAAFSGDFSMQSLRAVLGRRLGEMRDFGKELAGTVRDAVTRDYVGEAAQAIAGRIRPEQTQPGVFGRPQPPGTPTPDKGVEAAKLALVQAQAEAEFKILKDALDRQARELDAALEDRLISLKDYYAAKTRIEQQEIDAEIRRAQVSLIEQQRLQKTGKDEPTRIKAKSEVAKLEADLTVLNNKRADVEVANARKAVQAERELREELAKVRDELLDLTGTATSQDRRTAIERQYQSLIARLRAEGDTEGAATVGRLIDVKAAAADLADYERQFNDALSRMRASEESINLQRQSGLLSESQARQQILSLHRQTGQSLDALLPQLEASATAIGPDAVARVQAWKNEIAQVKLVVDDVAMAIDGAVQDGFAQLFQDIGSGAKSAKEAFADFGRSVLQTINRIASQKLAEALFGSLMGGGAAGSAGGLGALISSFFGFASGGYVTGPGTSTSDSIPARLSHGEYVVNARAVSRLGVSFLDAINGLSAGPRVAGGRLAFAAGGLVPEAPAQPAPGQNIRIVNVIDPAMAADYLNSSAGERTVMNLIQRNAASVRNILGR, encoded by the coding sequence ATGGCGAACAACCGTGCCCAGATCCTCATCACCGCAGTCGATGAGACGCGACGGGCCTTCCAGTCGATTAATGGCAGTCTGTCGCAATTGCGCGACCAAGCCAGTCAGGTCGGCGCCGTCCTGTCCCGCATCGGTGGGGCCATCGGGGTCGGGCTGGGCGTGCGCGAACTGGTGGAAGTTGCCGACCAGTACAAGAACCTGCAGGCCCGGCTCAAGCTCGCTGTCGCGTCCCAGGAGGAGTTCACCCGCGCCGACGCGGCGTTGTTCGAGATCGCGCAGCGCAACCGCGCGCCGCTGGCAGAGACCGTCACGCTTTACGCGCGGCTGGCGCCCTCGGTGCAGGCGCTGGGTCGTTCGCAGGCGGATGTGCTGGCGGCGACCGATGCCATCGGACAGGCCGTATCGCTCTCCGGCACCTCCAGCGAGGCCGCGGCCGGGGCGCTATTGCAGTTGGGCCAGGCCTTCGCTTCGGGACAACTGCGCGGCGAGGAATTCAACTCGGTCATCGAGCAGACGCCGCGTCTGGCGCAGGCCATTGCCGACGGGATGGGCGTGCCGCTGGGCGCGCTGCGGGCCCTGGCGCAAGAAGGCAAGATCACCTCGGAAGCGGTGCTCGATGCTTTGCTCAAGGAGAGGGCGCGTCTGGCCGAGGAATACGCGAGCCTGCCCGATACGGTCTCGGGCGCGCTCACCCGTCTCAAGAATGCCTTTCAGCGTGCATTCGGCGAGCGCGATTCCAATTCGGGCCTCACGGCAGGCCTTGCGCAAGCTATCCAGCTCGTCGCCCAGCATCTGGAACTTCTGATCGATCTGGCCGGCGTCGTGCTGGTCGCGGCTTTCGGCCGGATGGCAGGTGCCTTTACAACCAGCATTGCCGCCGCCCGCGCGGAGGCGGTGGCGCGGCTGGCCAACCTGCGCACGCTCGAAGCTGAGGCGCTGGCGCGGGTGCGCGTGGCCGACGCCGCCCTGGCCCAGGCGCGGACGCAAGGCCTCGCCACCAGCGCTCTGGTCACCGACGCGGCCAAGGCCCGGCTGCAAGCCAGCGCCGCCAGCAGTGCCGTGACCCAGGCCGTCGCGTCCACATCGCTGCTGGGGCGTGCGGCAGGGCTGTTGCGTGGGGTGCTGGCGCTCCTGGGTGGCCCCATTGGCTTGATCGTGACTTCAGTGACGCTATTGGCGGGCGGGCTCTATTCGGCGCGCGACGCCGTGGTCGATTTCGGTGGCAAGACCGCATCGATCAAGCAGATCGTTGTCGCCACCTGGGATCTGGTGGTCGAGAAGGTGGGCGAAGTCATCAGCGCCCTGGGGCGGCTGGTCGGTGCCAACGACCTCTCCTGGGCCCGCGTGCGCGAGGTGATGCTCGGCGCACTCAAAACCATCAGCACGGCGATCCGCACGATGGTCAATGGCGTCATTGGCGCGTTCAACGCGGTCGGCAGTGTCGCCGGGATCACGGCGGCCTTCCTGGTCGAGCGTTTCCGAAACGCATTCTCCGACATCGGCGATCTGGCGCAGGCCTTGGGTCAGGACGTAGCCGCTGCCTTCAGCGGCGACTTCTCGATGCAGTCGCTGCGTGCCGTCCTCGGCCGCCGACTTGGCGAGATGCGCGACTTCGGCAAAGAACTGGCGGGGACCGTGCGGGACGCCGTCACGCGCGACTACGTCGGGGAAGCTGCTCAGGCCATCGCCGGTCGCATCCGACCTGAGCAAACCCAGCCCGGCGTATTCGGTCGCCCGCAACCACCGGGCACGCCGACGCCCGACAAGGGTGTCGAGGCCGCCAAGCTGGCCCTGGTACAGGCGCAGGCCGAGGCGGAATTCAAGATCCTCAAGGACGCACTGGATCGCCAGGCGCGGGAATTGGATGCGGCGCTCGAAGACCGGCTGATCTCGCTGAAGGACTACTACGCGGCCAAGACCCGGATCGAGCAGCAGGAGATCGATGCGGAAATCCGCCGCGCACAGGTGTCACTCATCGAGCAGCAACGTCTACAAAAAACCGGCAAGGACGAACCCACTCGCATCAAAGCGAAGTCCGAGGTCGCCAAGCTCGAAGCGGATCTCACGGTCCTCAACAACAAGCGCGCCGACGTCGAGGTCGCCAATGCCCGCAAAGCGGTCCAGGCTGAGCGCGAGTTGCGCGAGGAACTCGCCAAGGTTCGCGACGAATTGCTCGATCTCACCGGTACCGCAACCAGCCAGGATCGCCGCACGGCCATCGAGCGCCAGTACCAGAGCCTGATCGCGCGGCTGCGCGCCGAGGGTGACACCGAGGGCGCGGCCACCGTCGGGAGGCTGATCGACGTCAAAGCGGCGGCGGCCGATCTGGCTGACTACGAGCGACAGTTCAACGATGCGCTCTCGCGGATGCGTGCCTCCGAGGAGTCGATCAACCTGCAGCGCCAATCGGGGCTGCTCTCGGAATCTCAGGCCCGCCAGCAGATCCTCTCGCTGCACCGACAGACCGGCCAATCACTTGATGCACTGCTGCCGCAGTTGGAGGCGAGCGCCACAGCCATCGGCCCGGATGCCGTCGCCCGGGTACAAGCGTGGAAAAATGAAATCGCGCAGGTGAAGCTGGTGGTCGACGACGTGGCGATGGCCATCGACGGTGCGGTGCAGGACGGTTTCGCGCAACTGTTCCAGGACATCGGCAGCGGCGCCAAGTCGGCCAAGGAGGCGTTCGCGGATTTCGGTCGATCCGTGCTGCAGACGATCAACCGGATCGCCTCGCAGAAGCTGGCCGAAGCCTTGTTCGGCAGCCTGATGGGGGGTGGCGCGGCAGGCAGTGCTGGAGGGCTTGGCGCGCTGATCTCGTCGTTCTTCGGCTTTGCGTCGGGGGGCTACGTGACCGGTCCCGGCACCTCGACCAGCGATTCGATCCCGGCGCGGCTCTCGCACGGCGAGTATGTGGTCAATGCCCGTGCGGTGAGCCGGCTCGGTGTGTCTTTTCTGGACGCCATCAACGGCTTGTCTGCCGGACCTCGTGTGGCTGGCGGGCGCTTGGCCTTTGCCGCTGGAGGCCTGGTACCCGAAGCCCCGGCGCAGCCGGCCCCGGGCCAGAATATCCGCATCGTCAACGTCATCGACCCGGCGATGGCGGCCGATTACCTCAACAGCAGCGCCGGCGAGCGCACGGTGATGAACCTCATCCAGCGCAACGCCGCGTCGGTGCGCAACATTCTGGGACGCTGA